Proteins from a genomic interval of Colletotrichum higginsianum IMI 349063 chromosome 6, whole genome shotgun sequence:
- a CDS encoding Fungal specific transcription factor domain-containing protein, with the protein MSASVYESMNGISPPGVHPVAMSRPQVGIERLPTRRLSNEPRESMNCKSCRKRKIKCNRLRPSCEACQVFQCPCVYDAVPKKRGPKTDVLEALLKRVDGLEAKLKEKNAGDKTPTTPTTAGVKDEDASRSDDAQEDDQNPNPKRLALDTKVDADESAVYSPAPASEPSPPSVQPDALLDTYFTRFHSKPYHILDESSVRQRLQLNQLPNYLVHGIYAVAARYTPHPSGYQSAVQLSEEFASRARAEIDTDEPSVDALQALLLLVIAFTAAGKGKKAYMLMMGMAMALETHREMDSNARVTPVEREMRRRLFWTCYLLDRFLACGSKRPSLVGDKTILLRLPCWSPNPSVPPVDGEFFQSGSNLQFLQGSGKKSQGSTGMLIDISRILGITNRYLAAGGVKGDSHFPWHSLSNLSKIRQDLDIWASGTEDVFSSLDTLFGQPDSTILVLSKLIYHLIHCLIYRPFLPIDLAELAGTGQHQSWQIEATNMCFLHANAISELVELGKQTGTIEWPAFVGYCICTAGTVHIHGAHYNKHGSGDSTVFSMSADFLSREMQQLSELRYAWASVQHQRETLQGIYNAHSELVKSLANNPMRYSPAFHLEDFFDRYSNIGGPGGQTFNFDAANLSLSDVVVDFTTDTYTGHDLYAPRANSMHEAERPNLKRKNTAPSGRKRPDAKVLSPLSTTSMAPPNGLPTPSHTRHSFSHPTPTMAAHPSPGLLGTPTSLPPHPEVMEHPSMAVPHGHYDETAANNAAVAAAAAAGFSLGHQPHHQGNMSALPTAPFSPQFSFATPGPSGNNEGGGSYDPMFGGLPTNAFGSPAAWHGDEGGNKIAGVAAPSPGNRSNNGSTGTGPGEEKDPFLSLLEQLAENEHHFARGPGSELDFFFGGTGATQ; encoded by the exons ATGTCGGCGTCAGTCTACGAATCAATGAACGGGATATCCCCTCCTGGAGTTCACCCTGTGGCCATGTCCCGTCCACAGGTCGGTATCGAGCGCCTACCGACCCGCCGGCTAAGCAATGAGCCCCGGGAATCCATGAACTGCAAGTCATGCCGCAAGCGCAAG ATCAAATGTAACCGTCTTCGCCCGTCTTGTGAGGCTTGTCAGGTTTTTCAATGCCCCTGCGTATATG ATGCCGTTCCTAAGAAGCGTGGACCGAAGACGGATGTCCTGGAGGCACTCTTAAAGAGAGTAGATGGTCTGGAGGCAAAATTGAAGGAGAAGAATGCAGGGGACAAGACCCCGACCACGCCAACCACGGCCGGTgtgaaggacgaggacgcttCGCGATCAGACGACGCTCAAGAAGATGACCAGAACCCCAACCCCAAACGCCTGGCGCTGGACACAAAAGTAGACGCCGATGAATCGGCCGTCTATTCGCCTGCCCCAGCGAG TGAACCCTCGCCACCCAGCGTTCAGCCCGATGCACTGCTAGACACTTATTTCACACGATTTCACTCTAAGCCATACCACATCTTGGACGAGTCTTCCGTTCGGCAACGGCTTCAGCTAAATCAACTTCCAAACTACTTGGTCCACGGCATATACGCTGTTGCAGCGAG ATACACACCCCATCCCAGCGGATACCAATCAGCCGTTCAACTGAGCGAAGAATTTGCTTCTCGCGCCAGAGCCGAGATCGACACAGATGAGCCTTCGGTCGATGCCCTGCAGGCcctgcttctcctcgtcaTTGCCTTCACTGCAGCAGGCAAAGGCAAGAAGGCGTACATGCTGATGA TGGGCATGGCAATGGCTCTTGAGACTCACCGCGAGATGGATAGCAACGCCCGCGTCACGCCCGTCGAGCGGGAGATGAGGCGGAGACTGTTCTGGACGTGCTATTTGCTAGACCGATTTCTCGCATGTGGTTCCAAACGGCCCTCACTCGTTGGCGACAAAACCATCCTCCTCCGGTTGCCGTGCTGGTCGCCAAATCCTTCCGTGCCCCCGGTTGACGGAGAATTTTTTCAGTCCGGTTCCAACCTGCAGTTTCTCCAGGGCAGCGGCAAGAAGTCTCAAGGGAGCACGGGAATGCTCATCGACATTAGCCGCATCCTAGGCATCACGAACCGTTACCTGGCAGCGGGAGGGGTGAAGGGTGACTCTCACTTCCCGTGGCACTCGCTCTCGAATTTGTCCAAAATTCGCCAAGACCTGGACATCTGGGCTTCCGGTACCGAGGACGTCTTTTCAAGTCTGGACACGCTGTTCGGTCAACCTGACTCGACCATTCTGGTGCTGAGCAAGCTCATCTATCACCTCATCCATTGCCTCATCTACCGACCCTTTCTCCCGATCGATCTTGCCGAGCTTGCAGGCACCGGACAGCACCAGTCTTGGCAAATCGAGGCAACCAACATGTGCTTCCTGCACGCGAACGCGATCTCGGAACTGGTGGAACTGGGGAAGCAGACCGGCACCATCGAATGGCCTGCCTTCGTGGGGTATTGCATATGCACGGCCGGCACGGTTCATATTCACGGCGCCCACTACAACAAGCACGGCAGCGGCGATTCGACCGTGTTCAGCATGTCAGCAGACTTCCTATCACGGGAGATGCAACAACTGAGCGAACTACGATATGCCTGGGCTAGCGTCCAGCATCAGAGAGAAACGCTCCAGGGCATCTACAACGCGCATTCAGAGCTGGTCAAGAGCCTTGCAAACAACCCTATGCGCTATTCTCCGGCGTTCCATCTCGAGGATTTCTTTGACCGGTACTCCAACATTGGTGGACCTGGCGGGCAGACATTCAACTTTGACGCAGCGAACCTGAGCCTTTCCGATGTGGTTGTCGACTTCACTACGGATACGTACACGGGCCACGATCTCTACGCCCCTCGTGCAAACAGTATGCATGAAGCAGAGCGACCCAACCTGAAGCGCAAGAACACGGCTCCGTCCGGCCGGAAACGCCCTGACGCCAAAGTTCTCTCGCCTCTCAGTACCACTAGCATGGCGCCTCCCAATGGCTTACCGACGCCGTCTCATACTCGCCATTCATTTTCTCATCCGACCCCTACAATGGCTGCCCATCCATCCCCAGGACTGCTTGGAACGCCCACCTCCTTACCTCCACATCCCGAGGTGATGGAGCACCCCTCAATGGCTGTACCCCACGGCCATTACGACGAGACAGCAGCCAACAACGCGGCTGttgcggcggccgccgcggccggcttCTCACTCGGACATCAACCCCACCATCAAGGCAACATGTCGGCGCTTCCTACAGCCCCCTTTTCGCCGCAATTCAGTTTCGCCACGCCTGGCCCGAGCGGGAACAACGAGGGAGGTGGCAGCTACGATCCCATGTTTGGCGGTCTGCCAACGAACGCCTTCGGCAGCCCGGCGGCCTGGCACGGCGACGAAGGAGGTAATAAGATTGCGGGGGTTGCCGCGCCCAGCCCTGGGAACAGGAGCAACAATGGCAGTACGGGTACTGGTccgggcgaggagaaggatcCCTTCCTCAGTCTGCTGGAACAGCTTGCGGAAAATGAGCATCACTTTGCACGAGGCCCTGGCAGCGAGCTCGACTTCTTTTTCGGCGGCACCGGAGCGACACAGTAG
- a CDS encoding 3-dehydroquinate dehydratase — MASVHQLGVGPTPARPRSVNGSGNQDVEMDLDRNASPAVATGTRFGSAPQRGDTRIVVIVFGHGQDSIVSVFADVLGKPYAIRSAFQDVSAADQGLVIGIPAEHAKSNIDSRDKELVVAINAHCVNLGMPPDVFLSAQCDYEFLYTEAPFFRRDLSRFISFTLGQIDHHETLMSKPRTYFISTTFPDVSAALPNIDILTVGADAVEIRVDLLKEPLGDGTYSSIPSLSYVGQQLMLLRQRTELPIIFTTRCTRENGRFPMENPDLYYEYLYRAIQWGVEYIDVELWLPEAIRKRLYEQKGSSRIMSAFHDFSGTFRWPSSHAEQVYVESSKYADIIKMIAIINDHNENFELEYFRSKMRADYPASPPFSGVNMGETGQFSRTLNRVFTPITHPLLPIVAAPGQMSASEINAALALLGQLPKKSIYGITTPAFRSSTPQAPFYEKCFNELGLPHYFAVVERLPNNFSSMEAWCNQKNFGGAYLSPPVSWSNLLKHSSFFSSLNGGKGPELTEAARLIGTVDTIIVKSGSSSSASSAPASIPSSPRHGHHDSFGHLGSNFSALSPNTSLILDNASWRGIISTLTRDMAPSAYFGRTAVVLASSGEDAASVMYALKALRIGKIYTVGFRTPPALARDGPAIEPFNSLESLKRAQTVGDDAAPFLVVSALGAEKSNLVGMLVRVFGANIRGGSNFKKVFLDLAEASGARKGGDPGLIAQQAGFSAYGVADTAAFTTVETLRLLVGQNVPYSFVRLASGRSMF, encoded by the coding sequence ATGGCATCGGTACACCAGCTCGGCGTTGGTCCGACCCCCGCGCGTCCGCGGAGTGTGAACGGTTCTGGGAACCAGGATGTCGAGATGGACCTCGACCGAAATGCCAGCCCTGCCGTTGCAACCGGCACGAGGTTTGGCAGTGCCCCCCAGAGGGGAGACACGAGGATCGTTGTCATCGTGTTTGGCCACGGCCAAGACAGCATCGTGTCAGTCTTCGCCGATGTTCTGGGGAAACCGTACGCCATCCGTTCAGCGTTCCAAGATGTCAGCGCGGCCGACCAAGGGCTCGTTATTGGTATCCCGGCCGAGCACGCAAAGAGCAACATCGACTCTCGCGACAAGGAGCTCGTTGTGGCCATCAACGCCCACTGCGTCAACCTCGGAATGCCGCCGGACGTCTTCCTTTCGGCCCAGTGCGACTACGAGTTCCTGTACACCGAGGCCCCTTTCTTCCGCCGGGACCTCTCGAGGTTCATCTCCTTCACCCTGGGCCAGATTGACCACCACGAGACGTTGATGTCAAAGCCGCGGACCTACTTCATCTCCACCACGTTCCCGGACGTCAGCGCTGCGTTACCAAACATCGACATCCTCACCGTCGGAGCCGACGCCGTGGAAATTCGAGTTGATCTTCTCAAGGAGCCTCTCGGAGACGGCACCTACTCTTCCATTCCAAGTCTCAGCTACGTCGGGCAGCAACTGATGCTCTTGCGCCAACGGACAGAGCTCCCCATCATCTTTACAACCAGATGTACGAGGGAAAACGGCCGCTTCCCGATGGAAAACCCAGACCTCTATTACGAGTATCTGTACCGAGCCATCCAGTGGGGCGTCGAGTATATCGATGTGGAACTGTGGCTCCCCGAAGCCATCCGGAAGAGGCTCTACGAGCAGAAGGGGAGCAGTCGGATCATGTCTGCGTTTCATGACTTCTCTGGCACCTTCAGGTGGCCCTCGTCCCATGCCGAGCAGGTTTACGTGGAATCAAGCAAGTAcgccgacatcatcaagatgatcgccatcatcaacgacCACAACGAGAACTTCGAGCTGGAATACTTCCGCTCCAAGATGCGGGCGGATTACCCGGCTTCGCCTCCATTCTCCGGAGTCAACATGGGGGAAACCGGCCAATTCTCCCGCACTTTGAATAGGGTCTTCACTCCCATCACTCACCCACTGCTGCCGATAGTCGCAGCTCCGGGCCAGATGAGTGCGTCGGAAATCAACGCGGCGCTGGCCCTTCTTGGGCAGCTTCCGAAGAAGAGCATATACGGCATCACAACGCCGGCTTTCcgcagctcgacgccgcAAGCCCCTTTCTACGAGAAGTGCTTCAACGAGCTTGGCCTGCCACATTACTTCGCAGTCGTGGAGCGCTTGCCCAACAACTTTTCGAGCATGGAGGCTTGGTGCAACCAAAAGAACTTTGGCGGTGCCTACCTGAGCCCGCCCGTGTCGTGGAGCAACCTGCTGAAGCACAGCTCGTTCTTCTCTTCGctcaacggcggcaagggtCCGGAGCTGACCGAGGCTGCTCGTCTCATTGGGACCGTGGACACCATCATTGTCAAATCAgggtcgtcctcgtcggcgtcgtcggccccgGCGTCGATACCGTCGAGCCCGCGCCACGGACACCATGACTCTTTCGGCCACCTCGGCTCCAACTTTTCTGCCCTGTCGCCCAACACGTCCCTGATCCTGGACAATGCCAGCTGGCGCGGCATCATCAGCACGCTGACCCGTGACATGGCGCCTTCGGCGTACTTTGGTCGGACAGCTGTCGTTCTGGCCTCTTCCGGCGAGGATGCCGCGTCAGTCATGTACGCTCTGAAGGCTCTCCGTATCGGCAAGATTTATACCGTTGGCTTCCGAACACCGCCGGCTCTGGCCCGCGACGGGCCCGCCATTGAACCCTTCAACAGCCTCGAAAGTCTCAAGCGGGCCCAGAcggtcggcgatgacgcGGCCCCCTTCCTGGTCGTCTCGGCCCTCGGGGCGGAAAAGAGCAACCTCGTCGGCATGCTTGTCCGTGTGTTTGGCGCAAACATCCGGGGAGGCTCGAATTTCAAGAAGGTCTTTCTCGATCTCGCCGAGGCCTCGGGCGCAAGGAAAGGCGGCGACCCGGGCCTCATTGCCCAGCAGGCCGGCTTCTCCGCCTACGGCGTTGCCGACACGGCTGCCTTCACCACTGTCGAAACCCTCAGGCTGCTAGTCGGCCAGAACGTGCCCTACAGCTTCGTCAGACTGGCAAGTGGTAGGAGCATGTTCTGA
- a CDS encoding Major facilitator superfamily transporter has product MITKLPNSNAVIERVPGLNGNDIGPRRKVRDKGILAGPSSMAHERTPHLRNRQHVADNESKRADEEASFADATETTTLLNSETSSRTLRNGSSAGSRRDRGSSPDKGDGEDDQDDDDDEGPKQSISATRAGVLMLSTWVLIFLQGPQSTERPTPRPASNTSGMTMTQSVVAEDLEAYADAMWFTSSYLISMASLAPLFGRLATIFSPRSLVLPLGCFFAAGGVVTSQAPSFWVFIAGRILTGMGGAGIMTLSVILVLELVGKRRRGVFVGLVNAGFTIGLSFGAVVYGALLSVIGWRALFAVQTPLGLLAGLGAFWSIPKSFSSDHETKGKSALQKLARIDYAGAVTLVLTIVLFLYGLSGEIQTRPLVLSALSLLLFVLIEFRLAADPIIPLSVLSSRGVLLSCTAQLLFMSIRWTLLYYAPIFVLAVRGYAPAVAGSILIPTNVGFGSGGLIVGWLHVRRNGAFWSPSVVSLTCFAATMFGLSFVGTADSPVWALILAVVLNGLATGATLNYTLAHLLHLSRPEEHFVSTSLLGTFRGFGGSFGTAIGGGVFYRILRSGLVAGFTELDGGRLSEERRELVTRLIGSPALVFNGGLSPAEHAIAVERYAGASRGTWRAAAALAVVAIVIQASTGWRGPTGGKEVDDETEARAALMENEGAGEA; this is encoded by the exons ATGATTACCAAGCTACCGAA TTCCAACGCCGTCATTGAGAGAGTGCCAGGGCTGAATGGCAACGATATCGGCCCCCGACGCAAAGTCCGAGACAAGGGCATTCTGGCCGGACCATCCAGCATGGCGCATGAACGAACACCTCACCTCCGGAACCGGCAGCACGTCGCCGATAACGAATCCAAGAGAGCAGATGAGGAGGCTTCGTTCGCCGATGCCACtgagacgacgacgctgctcAACTCCGAGACCTCCTCTCGGACCCTCCGCAATGGGTCGTCAGCCGGCAGCCGCCGAGACCGGGGTTCGAGCCCCGACAAAGGCGACGGTGAAGacgaccaagacgacgacgatgacgaaggaCCCAAGCAATCCATAAGCGCAACCCGCGCCGGGGTTCTCATGCTCAGCACCTGggtcctcatcttcctccaaggt CCCCAGTCCACTGAAAGACCGACACCGCGACCAGCGTCCAACACGTCGGGCATGACCATGACCCagtccgtcgtcgccgaggacctcgaggccTACGCCGACGCCATGTGGTTCACGAGCTCCTACCTCATCAGCATGGCCTCGCTGGCGCCGCTGTTCGGTCGCCTGGCCACAATCTTCTCGCCCCGCAGCCTCGTGCTGCCCCTGGGctgcttcttcgccgccggcggcgtcgtcaccTCACAGGCGCCCTCCTTCTGGGTCTTCATCGCCGGCAGGATCCTGACGGGCATGGGCGGCGCCGGAATCATGACCCTGtccgtcatcctcgtcctcgagctggtcGGCAAGAGGAGGcgcggcgtcttcgtcggcctcgtgAACGCCGGCTTCACCATCGGCTTGTcgttcggcgccgtcgtgtACGGGGCGCTGCTGTCCGTCATCGGATGG AGGGCCCTGTTTGCCGTCCAGACGCCCCTTGGTCTGCTTGCAGGCCTCGGCGCCTTCTGGAGCATACCCAAGTCGTTCAGCTCGGACCACGAGACCAAAGGCAAGTCGGCCTTGCAGAAGCTGGCTCGCATCGACTATGCGGGTGCTGTCACGCTG GTACTGACCATCGTCCTCTTTCTTTACGGCCTCTCGGGTGAAATCCAAACCCGACCCCTCGTCCTCTCagccctctccctcctcctcttcgtgCTCATCGAGTTCAGGCTCGCCGCGGACCCCATCATCCCCCTCTCCGTCCTCTCCTCCCGCGGCGTCCTCCTCTCGTGCACGGCCCAGCTCCTCTTCATGTCTATCCGCTGGACCCTGCTCTACTACGCGcccatcttcgtcctcgccgtgCGGGGCTACGCGCCAGCCGTCGCGGGCTCGATCCTGATCCCGACCaacgtcggcttcggctccGGCGGGCTTATAGTCGGCTGGCTGCATGTCCGCCGCAACGGCGCCTTCTGGTCGCCCTCGGTCGTCAGCCTGACGTGCTTCGCGGCCACCATGTTCGGCCTCTCGTTCGTCGGCACCGCCGACTCGCCGGTTTGGGCCTTGATCCTGGCCGTCGTGCTCAACGGGCTCGCGACGGGCGCCACGTTGAACTACACCCTCGCGCACCTGCTGCACCTCAGCCGCCCGGAGGAGCACTTCGTCTCGACCTCGCTGCTCGGCACGTTCCGCGGGTTCGGCGGCAGCTTCGGCaccgccatcggcggcggcgtgttCTACCGCATCCTGCGCTCCGGTCTGGTCGCCGGCTTTaccgagctcgacggcgggAGACTGTCCGAGGAGCGGCGGGAGCTTGTCACGAGACTCATCGGCAGCCCCGCGCTCGTGTTCAACGGCGGGCTGAGCCCGGCCGAGCACGCCATCGCGGTGGAGAGGTACGCCGGCGCCTCCAGGGGCAcgtggcgggcggcggcggcgttggcggtcGTCGCGATTGTGATCCAGGCGAGCACGGGATGGAGGGGCCCCACGGGCGGGAAGGAAGTGGACGACGAGACAgaggcgagggcggcttTGATGGAGAACGAAGGCGCTGGAGAAGCGTGA